CTGTAAGGAATATCTACCGTGAAGGGTGGGGGGGACATCTGGACAAGCCTTAAAATGGATTGAGGCTCCAAGTCAAGTTTTTGGTTGTTTCGGCAGTCAACCCATGCCAGAAAGTAGCGGCACCATTCTGGTCATTTATGCGTGAACACGAACATTATATGGAGGAGGCACTCAAGGAGGCTTTGTCCGCGGCTTCCATGGGAGAAGTGCCGATCGGCGCCGTGGCGGTGATGGAGGGTGAGGTGATAGCCCGCGTTCACAATATGCGCGAGACAACCCAAGACCCGCTGGGTCATGCCGAGATACTGTTGCTTAAAAAATTGATCGGTTCTCAGGTAAGCTGGCGTCTGGAGGGTGTAACGGTTTACGTGACGTGCGAACCGTGTCTCATGTGTATGGGTGCCTTCATTCACGCCCGCATCCCACGCGTGGTTTTCGGTTGTATGGAACCCAAAATGGGGGCGTGCGGTTCTCTTTATGATTTCAGCACCGACAAAAGACTGCATCATAAGATTGAAATTTTTCCTCATGTATTGCATGAAAAGTGCGCCGGCGTGCTAAAGGGATTTTTTAAAAATTTACGCAAAGGTGTTGAAGTTGAGGG
This genomic window from Deltaproteobacteria bacterium contains:
- a CDS encoding nucleoside deaminase encodes the protein MREHEHYMEEALKEALSAASMGEVPIGAVAVMEGEVIARVHNMRETTQDPLGHAEILLLKKLIGSQVSWRLEGVTVYVTCEPCLMCMGAFIHARIPRVVFGCMEPKMGACGSLYDFSTDKRLHHKIEIFPHVLHEKCAGVLKGFFKNLRKGVEVEGISKNL